From a region of the Aeoliella mucimassa genome:
- a CDS encoding glycosyltransferase family 1 protein, with protein sequence MSSVKTTLLALLVMVAVLPTLRGLGQPPQAPAPLTRSPELDAEITKRLGGPVFWADDLPKRWQEVEQIIDRPLHQEGLEFQDESLSEVLRYIRQEYKLEIRLDLDALDDLGLSPDDPVTIDQQRVTLRSALRHLLRQLDLTFLVENSGVLVVTSEDEALSQLKVIVYPTGDIIEPMQVDDGQLASDAQGNPKLPIQVLQEIVVANCNVDGWLYNGHPGLIRYAKPNLIIVSNTYEVHQQVQSLLQAIRKAQQHEYAQPSRIGPQARLPSQGFDEDDTAYQARLRRIAPTARDLRDEASAPPQ encoded by the coding sequence ATGAGTTCAGTGAAAACCACATTACTTGCCCTGCTGGTGATGGTGGCGGTGCTGCCGACGCTCAGGGGTCTCGGCCAGCCCCCGCAGGCCCCAGCCCCGCTCACTCGCTCGCCGGAGCTGGATGCCGAGATCACCAAGCGCCTGGGGGGTCCTGTGTTTTGGGCCGACGATCTACCCAAGCGTTGGCAGGAGGTCGAGCAAATCATCGACCGCCCGCTGCATCAGGAGGGCCTGGAGTTTCAAGACGAATCACTATCGGAAGTGCTGCGATATATTCGCCAGGAATACAAGCTCGAAATCCGACTCGACCTCGATGCACTCGACGACCTCGGCTTGTCGCCCGACGATCCGGTAACCATCGACCAGCAGCGGGTGACGCTTCGCAGCGCCTTGCGTCATCTGCTTCGCCAGTTGGATCTGACCTTTCTGGTGGAGAACAGCGGGGTGTTAGTGGTGACTTCCGAGGACGAAGCCCTGTCGCAATTGAAGGTGATCGTCTACCCAACAGGCGATATCATCGAGCCGATGCAAGTCGACGATGGTCAACTGGCGAGCGATGCTCAAGGCAACCCCAAACTGCCGATCCAGGTGTTGCAAGAGATCGTCGTGGCAAACTGCAATGTGGATGGATGGCTGTACAATGGCCACCCTGGATTGATTCGCTATGCCAAACCGAACTTGATCATCGTTTCGAATACGTACGAGGTGCATCAACAGGTGCAGAGCCTGCTGCAGGCTATTCGTAAGGCCCAGCAACACGAGTATGCCCAACCAAGCCGCATTGGGCCACAAGCCCGACTTCCGTCGCAAGGCTTCGACGAAGACGACACCGCGTACCAGGCGCGCCTGCGTCGAATCGCTCCGACAGCTCGCGACCTGCGAGACGAGGCATCTGCTCCTCCGCAGTAA
- a CDS encoding DUF4974 domain-containing protein → MSISRLAAPVFLLAACTFAMSPTLTQAQDPFGGPGEENPFDGPGGDNPFGEGDNPFGFGGSESAPTAEAPAPPAPRPQERDARPAPPKPKTPVYWADGDSERHKAIRYALAQPLNPLGLEFQDAPLSEIVDFLRDEYNIEVQLDIPALDDLAISPDDPINVNMRNITLGSALRLMLKPGELTYVVDNEVLLITSEEQAATMMTVAVYPVGDILSDPNNPRMPQDFDSLIGNILSTVASDTWVENGGPLAEMRPLQPGLLVISQTQAVHEQVQQLLAALRLAKQDDYAVPSPQPPRNEGFGGGYGGDGGYGGGEFGGRGGGGFGGRGGEFGGRTGAGGRAREVEPQERESR, encoded by the coding sequence ATGAGTATTTCGCGTCTGGCGGCACCCGTATTTCTATTGGCAGCCTGCACTTTTGCGATGAGTCCCACGCTCACGCAGGCCCAGGACCCTTTCGGCGGCCCTGGCGAAGAGAACCCTTTCGACGGACCTGGTGGCGATAATCCCTTCGGCGAAGGTGATAATCCCTTTGGCTTTGGTGGATCCGAGTCGGCTCCTACTGCCGAGGCACCTGCCCCGCCGGCCCCGCGTCCACAGGAGCGCGATGCTCGCCCCGCCCCGCCCAAACCGAAAACGCCCGTCTACTGGGCCGATGGCGATTCGGAACGGCACAAAGCCATCCGCTACGCCCTGGCCCAGCCGCTGAATCCTCTGGGACTTGAGTTCCAAGACGCCCCACTGTCGGAGATCGTTGATTTTCTTCGCGATGAGTACAACATCGAAGTTCAGCTCGACATCCCCGCCCTCGACGATCTAGCAATCTCGCCCGATGATCCAATCAATGTCAACATGCGCAACATCACGCTCGGCTCGGCACTTCGCCTGATGCTCAAGCCAGGGGAGCTGACTTACGTAGTCGACAACGAGGTGCTGCTGATTACCTCCGAAGAACAAGCCGCCACGATGATGACCGTGGCCGTCTACCCGGTCGGCGATATTCTCTCCGACCCCAACAATCCCCGGATGCCCCAAGATTTCGACAGCCTAATTGGCAACATCCTCTCGACCGTGGCCTCCGACACGTGGGTCGAAAACGGAGGTCCCCTGGCCGAGATGCGACCGCTGCAGCCTGGCCTTTTGGTCATCTCGCAAACGCAAGCGGTGCACGAACAGGTGCAGCAGTTACTCGCTGCGCTTCGGTTGGCGAAGCAAGACGATTACGCAGTGCCCTCCCCCCAACCACCGCGTAACGAAGGATTTGGCGGCGGTTATGGTGGCGATGGCGGCTACGGTGGAGGAGAGTTCGGCGGCCGCGGGGGCGGAGGGTTCGGCGGCCGTGGCGGAGAGTTTGGTGGAAGAACAGGCGCAGGAGGTCGAGCACGTGAGGTCGAGCCCCAAGAGAGGGAATCTCGATGA
- the bcp gene encoding thioredoxin-dependent thiol peroxidase, with protein sequence MADWVEEGKKAPAFTLTADDGSKVRLSELAGSPVVLYFYPRDNTPGCTREACAFRDAKAELKKLGAVVLGVSTDSIESHVKFRDKYELNFPLLVDEDHKVAEKYGAWREKNMYGKKSMGIQRSTFLIDAQGKVAKVWKRVQVDGHDEKVLAALKSLE encoded by the coding sequence ATGGCCGATTGGGTGGAGGAAGGCAAAAAAGCCCCCGCATTTACACTGACCGCCGACGACGGGTCGAAGGTTCGCTTGTCGGAACTGGCGGGCTCGCCGGTGGTGCTCTATTTCTACCCCCGCGACAACACGCCCGGCTGCACCCGCGAGGCCTGCGCGTTTCGCGATGCGAAAGCCGAGCTCAAGAAACTGGGAGCCGTCGTGCTCGGCGTGAGCACCGACTCGATCGAAAGCCACGTGAAATTCCGCGACAAATACGAACTGAACTTCCCGCTGCTGGTCGATGAGGATCACAAAGTCGCCGAAAAATACGGTGCCTGGCGCGAGAAGAACATGTACGGCAAGAAGTCGATGGGCATCCAACGCAGCACGTTTCTCATCGACGCCCAGGGCAAAGTTGCGAAGGTATGGAAGCGGGTGCAAGTGGATGGGCACGACGAGAAAGTGCTCGCGGCGCTGAAGTCGCTCGAATAA
- the rsfS gene encoding ribosome silencing factor, with protein MSEPTPASDTRAERSLQLAIAAARTAADNRGQNIRLLDMRGVTPEFDYFVIVTGNSRRQLHAISEEIDHCLEDDLGDKRIGIEGYSESRWILLDYGSVVVHLFDQETRDYYALEDLWQDSKPVELPWQDDEPTAGE; from the coding sequence TTGTCTGAACCCACCCCCGCCAGCGACACACGTGCCGAGCGCAGCTTGCAGCTCGCGATAGCCGCTGCCCGCACCGCCGCCGATAACCGTGGCCAGAACATCCGTCTCCTCGATATGCGAGGGGTCACGCCCGAGTTCGACTACTTCGTGATTGTCACCGGTAATAGTCGCCGGCAGCTGCACGCGATCAGCGAAGAGATCGATCACTGCCTGGAAGACGACCTCGGCGACAAGCGGATAGGCATCGAAGGCTACAGCGAAAGCCGCTGGATCTTGCTCGATTATGGTTCGGTGGTCGTGCACCTGTTCGATCAGGAAACCCGCGACTACTACGCCCTCGAGGATCTCTGGCAGGATTCGAAGCCGGTAGAGCTTCCCTGGCAGGACGACGAGCCGACCGCCGGCGAGTAA
- the argS gene encoding arginine--tRNA ligase: protein MNFLAELRERFANSLASLDGFTGDVAPVLELIRSSNDAKFGDYQANCAMPLGKQLGKPPREIAAALVAALDVSDLCEPPEIAGPGFINLKLTDAALVGALQAAAADTEHLGVPTVAKPRTVVVDYSSPNVAKPMHVGHIRSTVIGAAIGNVLRFLGHRVITDNHIGDWGTQFGMIIYGYKHFADEAAIAKDPVPELSRLYRLVNTLVEYHNAKNNGLPALEEKLATQQQLVDELKAVEPTGDKKADKAAAKRLRQAENSLNDLLGEQKSLEEKLAKIDDDPQLAPLATEHTNIARAVLDETAKLHSGDTTNKELWETFLPACLTAIQKTYDRLNVTFDHTLGESFYHDRLQAVVDDLVARGLATENEGAMCVFLEGHAAPFIVRKQDGAFLYSTTDLATIAYRLEKWQPDAILYVVDHRQGLHFEQLFATAKQCGCENVELMHVSFGTVLGKDGRPYKTRSGDAVGLMGLLDEAVDRARSLADASPMLKTDEERQQVAERIGIGAIKYADLAHNRTSDYKFDYDKMLAMNGNTAAYMQYSYARVRGIFEKAEVTETEALAGADQLVLGSPEERALGMMLCRFAESLDKVLEEYRPNHLTSYLFDLASSYAGFFQNCPVIKAETDSLRTSRLALCALTARTLGIGMGLLGIECVERM from the coding sequence ATGAACTTTCTCGCCGAACTACGTGAACGGTTTGCCAACAGCCTGGCCTCGCTCGATGGATTCACCGGCGACGTTGCCCCTGTGTTGGAATTGATTCGCTCGAGCAACGATGCCAAGTTTGGCGACTACCAGGCCAATTGCGCGATGCCGCTCGGCAAGCAGCTTGGCAAGCCGCCGCGGGAGATTGCCGCCGCGCTGGTCGCTGCGCTCGACGTGTCCGACCTGTGCGAACCGCCCGAGATCGCCGGCCCGGGCTTCATTAATCTCAAGCTCACCGACGCTGCCTTGGTGGGAGCACTGCAGGCCGCGGCCGCCGATACCGAGCACCTCGGTGTGCCGACCGTCGCGAAGCCGCGCACCGTGGTGGTCGACTACTCGTCGCCCAACGTGGCCAAACCGATGCATGTGGGCCACATTCGATCGACCGTCATCGGGGCGGCCATTGGCAACGTGCTTCGTTTCCTGGGCCATCGGGTGATCACCGACAATCATATCGGCGACTGGGGCACCCAGTTCGGCATGATCATCTACGGCTACAAGCACTTCGCCGACGAAGCAGCCATCGCCAAAGATCCCGTGCCCGAACTGAGCCGGCTCTATCGGCTCGTGAACACGTTGGTGGAGTACCACAACGCGAAGAATAACGGACTGCCGGCCCTCGAAGAGAAGCTCGCCACCCAGCAGCAGCTTGTCGACGAGCTCAAGGCCGTCGAGCCGACCGGCGACAAGAAAGCCGACAAGGCGGCCGCCAAAAGGCTACGGCAGGCGGAGAACTCCCTCAACGATCTGCTCGGCGAGCAAAAGTCGCTCGAAGAGAAGCTCGCCAAGATCGACGACGACCCTCAGCTCGCCCCGCTGGCAACGGAACACACGAACATCGCGCGGGCGGTACTCGACGAGACTGCCAAGCTTCACTCTGGCGACACGACGAATAAAGAGCTGTGGGAGACGTTCCTGCCAGCGTGCCTGACCGCGATCCAGAAAACATACGATCGGCTGAACGTTACGTTCGACCATACGCTTGGCGAGAGCTTCTATCACGATCGCTTGCAAGCCGTGGTCGACGACCTGGTCGCCCGCGGGCTGGCGACCGAGAACGAGGGGGCGATGTGCGTGTTCCTCGAAGGTCATGCGGCTCCGTTTATTGTGCGGAAGCAGGATGGTGCCTTCCTGTACTCCACGACTGACTTGGCGACCATCGCTTACCGGCTCGAGAAGTGGCAGCCCGATGCCATCCTGTACGTGGTCGATCATCGGCAAGGTTTGCACTTCGAGCAATTGTTCGCCACGGCCAAGCAGTGCGGCTGCGAGAACGTTGAACTAATGCACGTGAGCTTCGGCACCGTACTCGGTAAAGATGGCAGGCCGTATAAAACCCGCAGCGGCGACGCGGTTGGTTTGATGGGTTTGTTGGACGAAGCGGTCGACCGCGCCCGATCGCTGGCCGACGCGAGTCCCATGCTCAAGACCGACGAGGAACGGCAGCAAGTCGCCGAGCGAATCGGCATCGGTGCAATCAAGTACGCCGACCTGGCCCACAATCGAACCAGCGATTACAAGTTCGACTACGACAAGATGCTGGCCATGAATGGCAACACGGCTGCTTACATGCAGTACAGCTACGCCCGCGTGCGGGGGATTTTCGAGAAGGCCGAAGTCACCGAAACCGAGGCCCTGGCCGGCGCCGACCAACTGGTGCTCGGCTCGCCCGAAGAACGGGCGCTCGGGATGATGCTTTGCCGATTTGCCGAATCGCTCGACAAGGTGTTAGAAGAGTACCGACCAAATCATTTGACGAGTTACTTGTTCGATCTGGCAAGCTCGTATGCTGGGTTCTTCCAGAACTGCCCAGTGATTAAGGCCGAGACCGATTCGCTACGAACGAGTCGCCTGGCCCTCTGCGCGCTGACCGCCCGCACCTTGGGAATAGGCATGGGGCTACTTGGTATTGAGTGCGTGGAGCGGATGTAG
- a CDS encoding methyl-accepting chemotaxis protein, which produces MLALNATIEAARAGDVGRGFGVVATEVKELARQSADASEDIRKRIEYVQDQVSRAEQAVASISEDVSGMSLISQSIATALEQQRATTQEIARNVAENSSAAQSVARQVSESATVCGMITKSVVEIDSAVKKVVTGAGESQHASDELTAISDELLEFGKHRKANHKRFDSIPIKAAHGKWRVKLAEILGTCRASRKSKPSTQPYTPWRGRSSISITKAIVAKRPWS; this is translated from the coding sequence TTGCTCGCGTTGAACGCAACGATCGAAGCCGCTCGCGCTGGCGATGTCGGACGTGGCTTCGGCGTAGTCGCAACCGAAGTCAAGGAACTCGCCCGGCAGTCGGCCGACGCTAGTGAAGACATTCGCAAGCGGATCGAATATGTGCAGGATCAAGTAAGTCGAGCCGAGCAGGCGGTGGCCAGCATCAGCGAAGATGTATCAGGCATGAGCCTGATCTCGCAGTCGATTGCGACCGCTTTGGAACAGCAGCGAGCCACCACGCAAGAGATCGCCCGCAACGTTGCCGAGAATTCCTCGGCCGCGCAAAGTGTCGCTCGGCAGGTTTCCGAGTCGGCCACGGTCTGCGGCATGATCACCAAGAGTGTGGTGGAGATCGACAGCGCGGTAAAGAAAGTAGTAACCGGAGCTGGTGAGTCGCAGCATGCAAGTGATGAACTCACAGCGATTTCGGACGAGCTACTGGAGTTCGGTAAGCATCGCAAAGCCAATCACAAGCGGTTCGATTCTATCCCCATCAAGGCCGCCCACGGCAAATGGCGGGTGAAGCTGGCCGAGATCTTGGGAACCTGCCGAGCTTCGCGAAAATCGAAGCCCAGCACGCAGCCGTACACGCCATGGCGCGGAAGATCGTCGATCTCTATCACCAAGGCGATTGTCGCGAAGCGGCCGTGGAGCTGA
- a CDS encoding class I SAM-dependent DNA methyltransferase — translation MPHRYRLQFPAAQEHNLDQDQAYFNLVEDGTQRKYLFHDYDRIYTKPGLYEQLFYERLKCNSPQKVAKLLEVSLIAEWANRNELRVLDLGAGNGMMAEQLRNLGVARIVGADIIPEAREAAYRDRPYVYDDYVVADFTDLPETVTQDLIEWRFDCLTSVAALGFGDIPPLAFFSALKLIETNGWVAFNIKETFLDRSDRTGFSRMVRELIFSEYMDVHILERYTHRLSMEGVPLKYYALVGRLTAAIPDDFLDRVEANGN, via the coding sequence ATGCCTCACCGATACAGGCTGCAATTTCCCGCCGCGCAAGAGCACAATCTCGACCAAGACCAAGCTTACTTTAATCTTGTAGAAGACGGCACACAGCGTAAATATCTCTTTCACGATTACGATCGTATCTACACCAAACCAGGCTTATACGAACAACTGTTCTACGAGCGGCTCAAATGTAACTCGCCACAGAAAGTGGCCAAGTTGCTGGAGGTAAGCCTGATTGCTGAATGGGCGAACCGCAACGAGTTGCGCGTGCTCGATCTGGGAGCCGGCAACGGCATGATGGCCGAGCAGCTTCGCAACTTGGGAGTCGCTCGCATCGTGGGAGCCGACATTATTCCCGAGGCTCGCGAAGCCGCCTATCGCGATCGTCCCTACGTGTACGACGATTACGTGGTGGCCGACTTCACCGATCTGCCGGAAACGGTCACTCAAGATTTGATCGAATGGCGGTTCGATTGCTTGACTTCGGTCGCCGCGCTAGGGTTTGGCGACATTCCTCCGCTGGCGTTCTTCTCGGCGCTCAAACTCATCGAAACCAACGGCTGGGTGGCGTTCAACATTAAAGAGACCTTCCTCGATCGTTCCGACCGCACCGGGTTCTCGCGGATGGTTCGCGAGCTGATTTTCTCCGAATATATGGACGTGCACATCCTCGAACGGTATACCCATCGGTTGTCGATGGAAGGGGTGCCGCTCAAGTACTACGCCTTGGTCGGCCGCCTTACCGCGGCGATTCCCGATGACTTTCTCGATCGAGTCGAGGCAAATGGCAATTGA
- a CDS encoding MFS transporter produces MSSEPTQSGTPVLSPARRAAVLTTLIVAGESIFFLPFLLPRTFRPTLLEVFELTNLQLGTAQAAYGIVAVVAYALGGPLADVFKPRTQMAIALATTALGGAMLWQIPSLTSLKVLYAYWGFTTIALFWAALMKATRELGGKMSQGTAFGVLDGGRGLLAVAISTVLVWVYASLLPSDVAAATLAERTLAFQWVIGITATCCLLAGLLVLVVIPKQMTAENDTVSEGTLAERMEQARLGIARVLAMPSVWLQAAIIVAAYAAFKATADFSLYATQVLGADEVQAAKLYNLSLWMRPIAAIGFGVLADRLKASYLVIVCFALVLFGSIGLAGQAWGADTYTLFMVNVISVSIGAYALRGLYFAIMEEAKIPLLLTGRAVGLASVVGYTPEIFMAPFIGYLTDSWPGRVGHHYVYLSVMAFALLGIVAGVLFRRVVAPRAG; encoded by the coding sequence TTGAGTAGTGAGCCCACGCAATCCGGCACACCAGTGCTGTCGCCCGCTCGCCGGGCGGCGGTGCTGACCACGTTGATCGTGGCCGGCGAGTCGATCTTCTTCTTGCCATTTCTATTGCCCCGTACATTTCGCCCGACGTTGCTCGAAGTGTTCGAGCTTACCAATCTTCAGCTCGGCACCGCCCAGGCCGCTTATGGCATCGTTGCTGTGGTCGCCTACGCCCTCGGCGGCCCGCTGGCCGATGTCTTCAAGCCGCGTACGCAAATGGCCATTGCCTTGGCAACCACCGCCCTCGGTGGAGCCATGCTCTGGCAAATTCCCTCGCTCACCAGTTTGAAGGTGCTGTACGCGTACTGGGGATTCACCACCATCGCCCTGTTTTGGGCGGCGCTGATGAAAGCCACCCGCGAGCTTGGCGGCAAAATGTCGCAAGGCACTGCCTTTGGGGTGCTCGACGGAGGTCGCGGGCTGCTGGCCGTGGCGATCAGCACCGTGTTGGTTTGGGTGTACGCGTCGCTGTTGCCGAGCGACGTGGCCGCCGCCACACTCGCCGAGCGGACCCTGGCCTTTCAATGGGTGATTGGCATTACGGCAACTTGCTGTCTTCTCGCGGGATTGCTGGTGCTGGTGGTGATTCCTAAACAGATGACCGCTGAGAACGATACCGTAAGCGAGGGCACTCTGGCTGAACGCATGGAGCAGGCAAGGTTGGGGATTGCCCGCGTGCTGGCCATGCCGAGTGTCTGGCTGCAAGCGGCGATCATCGTAGCCGCTTACGCAGCATTCAAAGCGACCGCCGACTTCTCGCTCTACGCCACGCAAGTGCTGGGCGCCGACGAAGTGCAGGCGGCCAAGTTGTATAATCTGTCGCTGTGGATGAGGCCGATCGCAGCCATTGGTTTCGGAGTATTGGCCGATCGCTTGAAAGCCTCGTACCTGGTGATCGTCTGCTTCGCGCTGGTGTTGTTCGGCAGCATCGGCCTCGCTGGTCAGGCCTGGGGAGCTGATACCTACACGCTGTTCATGGTGAATGTGATTAGTGTGAGCATCGGAGCTTACGCGCTGCGAGGGCTCTATTTCGCCATCATGGAGGAAGCCAAGATTCCGCTGCTGCTCACAGGCCGGGCGGTGGGGCTGGCCTCGGTGGTAGGCTACACGCCGGAGATCTTCATGGCTCCCTTCATCGGTTACCTGACCGATTCGTGGCCCGGTCGTGTGGGGCATCATTACGTCTACCTTTCGGTCATGGCTTTCGCGCTGCTGGGGATCGTCGCTGGGGTGCTGTTCCGTCGGGTGGTGGCTCCTCGAGCGGGGTAA
- a CDS encoding thioredoxin family protein: MVRTLLATAAVLVVSYSQVQAQAPRTPVSAKPVSARQAEPQPLFRHASVNEAWAAVQQSRKPMFLYVTSDNCYFCKKMIQETYTNPQIRSGVSAYSEPVAFNASETPELAKKLGVRAFPTTLVISPENKLLHKIEGFVEPKDFAEQVWPVLQQAELERREVLQAAAARRRQAEMQSQRIGLRNMHEAPADQNMVTIQD; the protein is encoded by the coding sequence ATGGTTCGTACACTACTCGCTACCGCGGCGGTTCTGGTTGTTTCGTATTCACAAGTTCAAGCGCAAGCTCCTCGCACTCCGGTGTCCGCCAAGCCGGTTTCGGCGCGTCAGGCCGAGCCGCAGCCGCTGTTCCGCCATGCTTCGGTCAACGAAGCCTGGGCGGCCGTGCAGCAGAGTCGCAAGCCGATGTTCTTGTACGTGACTTCCGACAACTGCTACTTCTGCAAGAAGATGATTCAGGAGACCTACACGAATCCTCAGATTCGTTCGGGCGTGTCGGCTTACTCCGAGCCGGTGGCCTTCAATGCTTCCGAGACGCCCGAGCTGGCGAAGAAACTTGGCGTGCGTGCGTTCCCCACCACGCTGGTGATTTCGCCGGAGAACAAATTGCTGCACAAGATCGAAGGCTTTGTCGAGCCCAAGGACTTTGCCGAGCAGGTGTGGCCCGTACTGCAACAGGCCGAGCTGGAGCGTCGCGAAGTACTGCAAGCCGCGGCGGCACGGCGACGGCAAGCCGAAATGCAATCGCAACGCATCGGTCTGCGAAACATGCACGAAGCACCTGCCGACCAGAACATGGTGACGATTCAGGACTAA
- a CDS encoding ArsR/SmtB family transcription factor produces MADTGRPLKQADMEALGQAAECLRTLAHPVRIRMVQLLLHNRYTVGELAEDCGVLENVASEHLRLMQRCGFFTSERDGRRVYYRVAEPHLERMLDCIEGRFQPDC; encoded by the coding sequence ATGGCGGATACCGGTCGGCCGTTGAAGCAAGCCGATATGGAAGCGCTCGGCCAGGCGGCCGAGTGCCTGCGGACCCTCGCCCACCCGGTGCGGATTCGCATGGTGCAGCTCTTGTTGCACAACCGCTATACCGTGGGTGAACTGGCCGAAGACTGTGGAGTGCTCGAAAACGTTGCCTCGGAACATTTGCGATTGATGCAGCGTTGTGGTTTCTTTACCAGCGAGCGCGATGGCCGCCGAGTGTACTACCGGGTGGCCGAACCGCACTTGGAGCGGATGCTCGATTGCATTGAGGGTCGGTTTCAGCCCGATTGTTAA
- a CDS encoding Tll0287-like domain-containing protein — MRFSSFWWSCCLLAMLASIGCGREASVPTSSTERITPEELTDAEQQMLDRANEARQSLATNLKAKLVETLSSEGPAAAIAVCSEAAPEIAATAGSDHQVRIGRTSHLLRNPSNAPPEWAESYVDAQTPEQVLLRQAYGLRVLQPIRLETACLLCHGDPAKIAPEVTAALASRYPQDQARGFSEGDLRGWFWVEVDADNSAAN; from the coding sequence ATGCGTTTCTCTTCGTTTTGGTGGTCGTGTTGCTTGCTAGCGATGCTGGCGAGCATCGGTTGTGGACGCGAGGCTTCGGTGCCGACTTCGTCGACCGAGCGCATCACGCCCGAAGAGCTTACCGACGCCGAACAGCAAATGCTCGATCGGGCGAACGAAGCTCGGCAGTCTCTGGCGACTAACCTCAAGGCCAAGCTCGTCGAAACGCTCTCCTCCGAAGGCCCGGCGGCCGCCATTGCGGTCTGCTCCGAAGCCGCCCCCGAGATCGCCGCCACCGCCGGTAGCGACCATCAGGTGCGAATCGGTCGCACCTCGCATCTGCTTCGCAATCCATCCAACGCACCCCCCGAGTGGGCTGAGTCGTACGTCGACGCCCAGACGCCCGAGCAGGTGCTGTTGCGACAGGCCTACGGGCTGCGGGTGTTGCAGCCAATTCGGCTCGAGACCGCGTGTCTACTCTGTCACGGCGATCCGGCGAAAATAGCCCCGGAAGTCACCGCCGCCCTCGCTTCGCGGTATCCTCAAGACCAGGCTCGCGGCTTCAGCGAAGGCGACTTGCGAGGTTGGTTCTGGGTGGAAGTCGATGCCGACAATTCGGCTGCCAACTGA
- a CDS encoding BlaI/MecI/CopY family transcriptional regulator: protein MARPKSPELTQRELELMQVFWDSGAMTAAEARERFANAGSDLAYTTVATLVKILVEKKYLKQQGEHRPFTYEPIRSFEDVSTRLVGDLVKRVFGGSREQLLVRLFDGKKLSNKERELLEQVLREGKQ, encoded by the coding sequence ATGGCCCGGCCGAAGTCGCCTGAGCTCACCCAGCGTGAACTCGAATTGATGCAAGTGTTTTGGGACTCGGGGGCGATGACCGCCGCCGAGGCTCGCGAGCGGTTTGCCAACGCGGGGAGCGACCTGGCGTATACCACGGTCGCGACGCTGGTAAAGATCCTGGTGGAGAAGAAGTATCTCAAGCAGCAAGGGGAGCATCGCCCGTTTACCTACGAGCCGATTCGTTCGTTCGAAGATGTCTCGACCCGCCTGGTGGGCGATCTGGTGAAGCGGGTGTTTGGTGGTTCGCGCGAGCAGCTTCTCGTCCGTTTGTTCGATGGCAAGAAGCTGTCGAACAAAGAGCGTGAACTGCTGGAGCAAGTATTGCGGGAGGGTAAGCAATGA